CGCCTTACCGGCCTGCGAATGCGGAAACGTTCCAGTTGCCAGAAGGCTCCTGGCCAGCGGTGCTCCCATGGGTACAGCTTTTGGCTTCCTGTTTGCAGCGCCGGTTCTCAACCCAATTGTCTTGGCGAGCACCTGGGCTGCTTTCCCCGATCAACCCTGGCTGTTGATTGCACGGCCACTGGGGGCCTTTGTGATTGCCGTTTTGCTGAGCTTGCTGCTGGTTCAGCTGCCGGAAACCCAATTGCTGGAATCCGCCTTACTCAGCGAACGAAGGATGAGCCAACCCCTAAGCAAGATTGGGCTGCTGGAACGCAGTGGCGGTTTAATTGGTGATCCCATCGGGGAAATTGCACCAGCAGAGCCCACTCGTCCCAGAGCCATGGACGTGCTGGACCAGAGCAGTCGGGAATTTTTGGATCTTTTGGCTCTGCTGGTGCTGGGATGCCTGATCGCTGCCCTTGTTCAAACCTGGCTACCGCGCAGTTGGTTGCTGGCCGTGGGTGGTGCCCCAACGGGATCAATTTTGGCGTTGATGCTGTTGGCCGTGGTGGTGTCGGTGTGCTCCAGCGTCGATGCCTTTTTAGCGTTGGGATTTGCAGCGCAGGTCACCCCCGGTGCACTGCTGGCGTTCCTGCTTCTTGGGCCAGTGGTCGACCTAAAACTGGCCGGACTGTTCACTGTTTTGATGCGTCCGCGCGCCATTGCGATCACGGCCATGGCCGCCAGCCTTGGCGTGCTCCTGATCGGCCAATGGGTCAATCTCTGGCGGCTGTGAGGGGCAAGACATGATTCGAGGCGCACTTCTGATTACTTGGGGCTGGATTGTGCTCTGGAGCGTCATCTCCGGACGCCTCGACCTGCTCCTTCGTGGCGTGTTCCATGGCCTGGTTGGGATCTCGGGAGCTGCGCTGCTCCTAGCGGGAGTTGTCTTGTTAATCCGCCAGCGCGGTCGATATGAACGGTTGCCATGGGCCTGGTGGAGCAGTGCAGCCATTGCACTCCTTGTCTTACTCGTACCGCCCAATCCATCCTTCAGTGATCTCGCCGAAAGCCGACCGCAAGGATTGCCGGAGCCCCCTGAACTTGCCTTCGTCTTACCACCAGAACAACGAACCCTGACGGAATGGGTTCGACTCCTGCGAAGTCAACAAGATCCCGATCTCGTGGACGGAAACCCAGTCAACATCAGCGGCTTTGTTTGGACACAGCAAAGCGGACCACCGCTGATTGCCCGCCTGACCGTGCGGTGTTGTCTGGCCGATGCCACCCCAGCCGGCTTACCGGTGCATTGGCCAGAGGGGTTCATTCCAAACACCAACCAATGGTTGTCAATCCAGGGGGAGATGGTGGTGACCACGCTTGATGAGAAGAGGGTTGCAGTGGTGATGCCCAAAGCGATCACTTCGATATCCCGCCCCAAGCGGCCTCTTGAACCATGAACAAACGGCTGGGTCTCCTCCTTGGACTTGCAACTGCAGGGGTGTTGGCACAGCAGCAGATCTTGCTGCGATTACCACCTCGGCTAGTACAACTCAGGCCACAGCACATTCATTCCGGGAGCGCTGGCCTCGACCTGCGGTTCAGCAGGCCAATGGAACTGAAAACCGTCAAGGCACAGAGCGATCTCAAGCCTGCACTTCGCCATCGCTGGATCGGCAACCATGCTGAATTGCGGTTAATCCTCAATCCAACCAAGGCCATTGCTGAGCCCATTGAGCTCCAGCTGGCAGGCCACGATCTCAGAAGCCAAGGGCTGAAGCCACAAACTTGGTGGTGGGATCCCAGACCATGGCTGCTAATCAACCGAACCACGCAAAACGGACAACAATTACAGCTGCAGGATCGACAAGGCGAATGGACACCAATCGGTCCCCCATGGACACGGCTGAACAAGGTGGTTCCGCTCGGTAATGGTCGTGGTATCGCCATGGTGGCAAGCGACGACAACCGATCGGAGCAGATCTGGCTGCAACCACTCGAACCGAACAGCATCAGCCAAAAGCACAGCTCACTCTCACCGCCTAGCCCCCAAACGATTCAAAGGTTGGCGAAAGGGAACGTTCTGTTCGCTCATCTCAGCAGCAACCTCAATGGCGACCTACTCATCCAAACCGGTGGTTTTCTACCGGATAGCGAAAAGAACGAGCTGTTCTTAGCCAATGGTCAACGTCAACGAATCAACGTACGCTCTGCCGGACCAATGGAGCTTCTTCCAGGAGGGGGAGGTTTGGTGGTGCCCACATACAACGGCATCAATCTGCAACCCTTGATCAACAAAAACAATTCCGTTCAATCCCTACCGGGCAATCGCGAATTGGGCACATTCTGCGCAGCTTCCGGACGAGCCCTGTTGATCCGTCATTGGCCGGACTATCGACGCTCGATCGAACTCATTCTTCCGGGAAGGGCACCCCGTCAACTTTGGCTTGGGGAAGAAGCTGTTTTGGGTGTGGCCTGTGATGCAAAGGGGGAGCGAATCTGGGCGGTGATCGGAACATGGACTGGAGATTGGGCACAGCACACGATCCTGAAAATGGATAGCAAGGGCAATGAAATCGATAGACGGCTCCTAGCCCCATGGAGGATGAAGGGGGGAACACCACTTCAATTGGATCCCGTGGGCAAGCGATTACTACTCACCGTGAGCAAAAAGGGGCAGAACTCAGCCAATCCGGCCTTTATCGATGCAGCAACACTTCAGTGGAAAAAAATTATCCCGATCGACGTGGAAGAAGCCCAGCTACTAAATCCATGACATTTCGAAAAAGATAGACAAAGAGGAGGTCCCTCCATCAATGATGAGGAAGGGACTTTTAAATAGCACAACAACGAAATATATTGCTTAAATCATCTCTTGAAAATGAGCATGAGCATGGGCATGGGCTGCACCATGGTCATGGAACACTTGAGTCATCTCAGAATTCAAAAAGCTTAGATGCTCATAACCCAGTTCATTGATGCCAAGGGGAGAAATCTTGCTGTGATCATGGCTGCTGTGATCATGGGCAGCACTACCCTCTTCATAGGGTTTGGCAGTAATCAAGGCTGAGCTTGCAAAATCGATCAAATCACCACGCTTCGTTTTACGAAACCCCTGGCTGAGTTTTCCACCAACAACCAAACGATCGGATCGATTCAAAATTCCATCATCATTAGCATCCAAATACATTTGAAACTGCTTATTATTTTTAGCTTTATTTTGGACGATAAATCCAGATTCACCATCTGAAAAGTCCCAAGTGTATTGAAATTTTCTACCCTTACTAGGCAGATTTCTTTTACGCACGCGAGACCAGGTACCAATCGTTGTAGCTTCCATCGAAGAAGCCATGGAGCCAGATTCGTTCATCAAGAATAAATTGAGCATCTAAAGGATATCCAAGATGGCAAAAAGACCCGAAGAATGCAATTAAACACAATTATTTTTAATCAAACCATATAGAAAACAACATAACTCCACAACAAAAAGCCGCGAGTGGTTAAACGCGCGGCTTTCGATCAAAAAAGGGAGCTGGCTAAGTCACGAAACTAGAAGCTAAATGTGACGCCAGTACCGATATGGTGCTGCCAACCTTCACCCCAACCAGGTGCATTCACCGAGCTATACGTCGGTTGCCAATGGGCAAATAGTACGGCTTTCCCAACGGGTACAGATACCTCTAATTCTCCAGCAAAATCAGTACGCTGCTTCAATCCTGAGTAACTCCCAGGTGTATAGAAACGCGGACCGCCATCAAGCTTCACACTGATTTGATCACCACCGATGATGAAACCAAACCCAAGACGAGGGTCCGTATAGTTC
The DNA window shown above is from Synechococcus sp. CC9902 and carries:
- a CDS encoding permease, yielding MEKLSTAWAIFQGLLLEAIPFLLLGVAIAGLARWLVPQTAWVQRLPKNPLIAPITGALMGFALPACECGNVPVARRLLASGAPMGTAFGFLFAAPVLNPIVLASTWAAFPDQPWLLIARPLGAFVIAVLLSLLLVQLPETQLLESALLSERRMSQPLSKIGLLERSGGLIGDPIGEIAPAEPTRPRAMDVLDQSSREFLDLLALLVLGCLIAALVQTWLPRSWLLAVGGAPTGSILALMLLAVVVSVCSSVDAFLALGFAAQVTPGALLAFLLLGPVVDLKLAGLFTVLMRPRAIAITAMAASLGVLLIGQWVNLWRL
- a CDS encoding TIGR03943 family putative permease subunit, with the translated sequence MIRGALLITWGWIVLWSVISGRLDLLLRGVFHGLVGISGAALLLAGVVLLIRQRGRYERLPWAWWSSAAIALLVLLVPPNPSFSDLAESRPQGLPEPPELAFVLPPEQRTLTEWVRLLRSQQDPDLVDGNPVNISGFVWTQQSGPPLIARLTVRCCLADATPAGLPVHWPEGFIPNTNQWLSIQGEMVVTTLDEKRVAVVMPKAITSISRPKRPLEP